One window of the Brevundimonas goettingensis genome contains the following:
- a CDS encoding carboxylesterase/lipase family protein, translating into MIDPIDRRGLLAGAAASLSLAASPSFAGPRDDTGVQARTNAGRIRGFRDRDVAVFKGVPYGADTAQTRFAAPKPPRPWRGVRPCLDFGAPAPQPGGNPGAGYLPDSAYTQDQTSEDCLNLNLWTPALDGAKRPVLVWFHGGGFSGWSANSPLYDGANLAKWGDAVVITVNHRLNAFGYLYLGQLGGERFADSGNAGMLDLVLALQWIRDNIEAFGGDPGRVSLFGQSGGGAKASVLMAMPAARGLFHRVMTMSGQQVTVTPAEMATTAARKFLTNAAVESPDALLTMSKDQLIAATRGVSTGPVLDGRSLTRDPFEPDATPVSRDVALIMGNTHDETRYLIGLDEPALSNLTWDELLPALKRSIPNFFGPLTPESAVVWYRDKHPAYSPSQIFFAMTTELRSWRAQIIQADRRAVQPGANTWVYQFDWQSPVLDGRMGAPHCGDIPFMFRNHREMVSMTGGGPETDAVADAMSSALINFARTGDPNGAGVPAWPKYELPGRVTMQWNTVSKATPDPRGEERRLVGLIPYRQPGT; encoded by the coding sequence ATGATCGACCCCATCGACCGCCGCGGCCTGCTGGCCGGCGCCGCCGCGAGCCTGTCTTTGGCCGCCTCGCCGTCTTTCGCCGGGCCTCGCGATGACACCGGTGTCCAAGCAAGGACGAATGCCGGTCGTATCCGGGGCTTCCGCGATCGCGACGTCGCCGTCTTCAAGGGCGTGCCCTATGGCGCGGACACGGCCCAGACCCGGTTCGCCGCGCCCAAACCGCCCCGCCCCTGGCGCGGCGTAAGGCCCTGCCTCGACTTCGGCGCTCCCGCACCCCAGCCCGGCGGCAATCCCGGCGCCGGCTATCTGCCGGACAGCGCCTACACCCAGGACCAGACGTCGGAAGACTGCCTGAACCTCAACCTCTGGACCCCGGCGCTGGACGGCGCGAAGCGTCCTGTGCTGGTCTGGTTCCACGGCGGCGGGTTCTCTGGCTGGTCGGCCAACAGCCCCCTCTATGACGGCGCCAATCTGGCCAAATGGGGCGATGCGGTCGTCATCACCGTCAACCACCGCCTGAACGCCTTCGGCTATCTGTATCTCGGCCAACTCGGAGGCGAGCGCTTCGCCGATTCCGGCAATGCGGGGATGCTGGACCTGGTCCTCGCCCTGCAGTGGATTCGCGACAATATCGAAGCCTTCGGCGGCGACCCGGGCCGGGTCAGCCTGTTCGGACAATCGGGCGGCGGGGCCAAGGCCTCGGTCCTGATGGCCATGCCCGCCGCGCGCGGCCTGTTCCACCGCGTCATGACCATGAGCGGCCAGCAGGTCACCGTCACCCCGGCCGAGATGGCCACCACCGCCGCCCGCAAATTCCTGACCAACGCCGCGGTCGAGAGCCCCGACGCCCTGCTGACGATGTCGAAGGACCAACTGATCGCGGCGACGCGCGGCGTCTCGACCGGCCCGGTGCTGGACGGCCGCAGCCTGACCCGCGACCCGTTCGAGCCGGACGCCACCCCCGTCTCGCGCGACGTCGCCCTGATCATGGGCAACACCCATGACGAGACCCGCTATCTGATCGGTCTGGACGAGCCGGCGCTGTCGAACCTGACCTGGGACGAGCTGCTGCCCGCCCTGAAGCGGTCGATCCCCAACTTCTTCGGCCCCCTGACCCCGGAATCGGCGGTCGTCTGGTATCGCGACAAACACCCGGCCTATTCGCCCAGCCAGATCTTCTTCGCCATGACCACAGAGCTGCGGTCCTGGCGGGCCCAGATCATCCAGGCCGACCGCCGCGCGGTTCAGCCGGGCGCCAACACCTGGGTCTATCAGTTCGACTGGCAGAGCCCGGTGCTGGACGGACGCATGGGCGCGCCCCACTGCGGCGACATCCCCTTCATGTTCCGCAACCACCGCGAAATGGTCTCCATGACCGGCGGCGGGCCGGAAACCGACGCCGTCGCCGACGCCATGTCCTCGGCCCTGATCAATTTCGCCCGCACCGGCGATCCCAACGGCGCGGGCGTCCCCGCCTGGCCGAAATACGAGCTGCCCGGCCGGGTCACCATGCAGTGGAACACGGTGTCGAAGGCCACCCCCGACCCGCGCGGTGAGGAACGTCGCCTCGTCGGCCTCATCCCCTACCGCCAGCCGGGCACCTGA
- a CDS encoding DUF72 domain-containing protein, whose translation MSGKTYVGIGGWTFEPWRGVFYPDKLSQKKELGYASSKLTSIEINGTYYSGFKIDTWMKWRDETPDDFVFAVKASRFCTNRKVLSEGNESLERFLDQGLTALGDKLGPINWQFMATKKFDPVDFEGFLKLLPKEKDGVRLRHALEVRSPTFDNEQFYDLARKYGAAIVYAVDDESPTWPRIDQETADFTYARLMSSREDEPTGMTSAELDAIAKQTAGWAKRGDVFAYFIAGAKVRNPAAAMALIDKLRA comes from the coding sequence ATGAGCGGAAAAACCTATGTCGGCATCGGCGGCTGGACCTTCGAGCCGTGGCGCGGGGTCTTCTATCCGGACAAGCTGAGCCAGAAGAAGGAGCTGGGTTACGCCAGCTCGAAACTGACCTCGATCGAGATCAACGGCACCTACTATTCCGGCTTCAAGATCGACACCTGGATGAAGTGGCGCGACGAGACGCCCGACGACTTCGTCTTCGCGGTCAAGGCCAGCCGCTTCTGCACCAATCGCAAGGTCCTGTCGGAGGGCAATGAAAGCCTGGAGCGGTTTCTGGATCAGGGGCTGACGGCGCTGGGCGACAAGCTGGGGCCGATCAACTGGCAGTTCATGGCGACCAAGAAATTCGATCCGGTCGACTTCGAGGGCTTCCTGAAGCTGCTGCCCAAGGAAAAGGACGGGGTGCGGCTGAGGCATGCGCTGGAGGTCCGCAGCCCGACTTTCGACAACGAACAATTCTACGACCTGGCGCGGAAATACGGGGCGGCCATCGTCTATGCCGTCGATGACGAGAGCCCGACCTGGCCCCGGATCGATCAGGAGACCGCCGACTTCACCTATGCGCGGCTGATGTCGAGCCGCGAGGACGAGCCGACGGGCATGACTTCGGCCGAACTGGACGCCATTGCGAAACAGACGGCGGGCTGGGCGAAACGCGGCGACGTCTTCGCCTACTTCATCGCCGGGGCCAAGGTCAGGAACCCGGCGGCGGCCATGGCCCTGATCGACAAGCTGAGGGCCTGA
- the phbB gene encoding acetoacetyl-CoA reductase — translation MARVALVTGGTRGIGKAIVQRLKEDGMAVAAGYSGNTEAAEATARELGVMVVKGNVGSFEDCARAVADVEAELGPIDVLINNAGITRDGFFHKMSHDQWSDVIRVNMDSVFNMTRQVITGMRDRNYGRIVNISSINGQKGQVGQTNYSAAKAGMIGFTKALALENARKGVTVNCIAPGYIDTEMVGAMDQTVLDSIIAQIPVGRLGKGEEIADMVAWLTGERAGYVTGCTLSLNGGQYLVG, via the coding sequence ATGGCGCGAGTGGCTCTGGTGACCGGCGGAACGCGCGGCATCGGCAAGGCGATCGTTCAGCGGCTGAAGGAAGACGGCATGGCCGTCGCCGCCGGCTATTCCGGAAACACTGAGGCCGCCGAGGCCACCGCCCGCGAACTGGGCGTCATGGTGGTCAAAGGCAATGTCGGATCATTCGAGGACTGCGCCCGCGCCGTCGCCGACGTCGAGGCCGAGCTGGGCCCGATCGATGTCCTGATCAACAACGCCGGCATCACCCGCGACGGCTTCTTCCACAAGATGAGCCACGACCAGTGGTCCGACGTCATCCGGGTGAACATGGACTCGGTGTTCAACATGACGCGCCAGGTGATCACCGGCATGCGCGACCGCAACTATGGCCGCATCGTCAACATCTCCTCGATCAACGGCCAGAAGGGTCAGGTCGGCCAGACCAACTATTCCGCCGCCAAGGCCGGAATGATCGGCTTCACCAAGGCTCTGGCCCTGGAGAACGCGCGCAAGGGGGTGACGGTCAACTGTATCGCGCCCGGCTATATCGACACAGAGATGGTCGGCGCCATGGACCAGACCGTGCTGGACTCCATCATCGCCCAGATCCCGGTCGGACGGCTCGGCAAGGGCGAGGAGATCGCCGACATGGTGGCCTGGCTGACCGGCGAACGTGCTGGATATGTCACAGGCTGCACCCTCAGCCTGAATGGCGGCCAGTATCTGGTCGGCTGA
- a CDS encoding DUF4908 domain-containing protein, with protein MKLQRVETATAPLSATMAFVALVASTLLATSVPADAEAQVRSNAQQEQSRSLGRGPSRAQPETGRYVAESGESFIFDRSGPRPLFRFASRNETWALTARPAPRGDIIYRNDAGDQILRVTPDGGMTLYSVRAPNGSPASMAGPAPALERPLLGPIQLSNLMVQRSFLMSRALGRMISVQLDGEQDEGLCTDALMVTTDAVLRMAASPTLRSQLNGLQTVTITEGRTSSVTFSNGELRVTVRPNQGPTGRPSSARIIQAVRR; from the coding sequence ATGAAGTTGCAACGGGTCGAGACGGCGACAGCGCCGCTTTCGGCGACGATGGCGTTTGTCGCTCTCGTCGCCTCGACCCTCCTTGCCACTAGCGTTCCGGCGGATGCCGAGGCCCAGGTCCGGTCCAACGCCCAGCAGGAACAGTCGCGCAGCCTCGGCCGAGGGCCCAGTCGGGCCCAGCCGGAAACCGGCCGCTATGTCGCCGAGTCGGGCGAGAGCTTCATTTTCGACCGGTCGGGCCCCCGCCCCCTGTTCCGCTTCGCCAGCCGCAACGAGACCTGGGCCCTGACCGCCCGCCCGGCCCCGCGCGGCGACATCATCTATCGCAACGATGCCGGCGACCAGATCCTGCGGGTCACGCCCGACGGCGGCATGACCTTGTATTCGGTGCGGGCGCCGAACGGTTCGCCCGCTTCCATGGCCGGTCCGGCGCCGGCGCTGGAGCGGCCGCTGCTGGGACCGATCCAGCTGTCCAACCTGATGGTTCAGCGCAGCTTCCTGATGAGCCGCGCACTCGGCCGGATGATCAGCGTCCAGCTGGACGGCGAACAGGACGAGGGCCTGTGCACGGACGCCCTGATGGTGACGACCGATGCGGTGCTGCGGATGGCGGCCTCGCCGACGCTGCGAAGCCAGCTCAACGGCTTGCAGACCGTGACCATCACCGAGGGCCGGACCAGTTCGGTGACCTTTTCGAACGGCGAGCTCAGGGTGACGGTGCGTCCGAACCAGGGGCCGACCGGCCGGCCGTCCTCGGCCCGGATCATCCAGGCCGTCCGCCGGTAA
- the gloB gene encoding hydroxyacylglutathione hydrolase, producing the protein MALTVHLFPCLSDNYGFLLRDEATGMTATVDTPDAEAILAELERLGWGRLDLILNTHWHPDHAGGNAAIQAATGCEIWGPEEVRRIAPLDRVLAGGETVRLGETTFEVTAAPGHTLGHILYRSAADDIAFVGDTLFPLGCGRLFEGTAEQMWSSFAAITAWPDRTVLYGAHEYTAANARFALSIDDRPEMQAHAQMIFAMRERGEPTEPTTLSVEKAFNPFLRARDAADFGARRAAKDEFKG; encoded by the coding sequence ATGGCCCTGACCGTCCACCTCTTCCCCTGCCTGTCGGACAACTACGGCTTCCTGCTGCGCGACGAGGCGACGGGCATGACGGCGACGGTCGACACCCCCGACGCCGAGGCCATCCTGGCCGAGCTCGAGCGGCTGGGCTGGGGTCGGCTTGACCTGATCCTCAACACCCACTGGCACCCCGACCACGCGGGCGGCAACGCCGCGATCCAGGCGGCGACGGGTTGCGAAATCTGGGGACCCGAGGAGGTGCGCCGCATCGCGCCGCTGGACCGGGTGCTGGCAGGCGGTGAGACGGTGAGGCTGGGCGAGACGACCTTCGAGGTCACCGCCGCACCGGGCCATACGCTCGGCCATATCCTCTACCGCTCGGCCGCCGACGACATCGCCTTCGTCGGCGACACCCTGTTCCCGCTCGGCTGCGGCCGGCTGTTCGAGGGCACGGCCGAACAGATGTGGTCCAGCTTCGCGGCCATCACCGCTTGGCCCGACCGGACGGTCCTCTACGGCGCCCATGAATATACCGCCGCCAACGCCCGCTTCGCCCTGTCGATCGACGACCGGCCCGAGATGCAGGCCCATGCGCAGATGATCTTCGCCATGCGCGAGCGCGGCGAACCGACCGAGCCGACGACGCTTTCGGTGGAGAAGGCCTTCAACCCCTTCCTGCGCGCGCGCGACGCGGCCGACTTCGGCGCCCGGCGGGCGGCCAAGGACGAGTTCAAGGGTTGA
- a CDS encoding methyltransferase domain-containing protein — MRRSIEDLRAFYGEPTGALVRRLLARRLEDAWGEATNCDVLGIGYATPWLDAFVGARRVVAAMPGGQGVELWPVAGRNRTLLVDDKRLPFAAGAFDRILMIHALEEADDPTLLLTEAVRALAPAGRIILAAAARGGLWARAEATPFGHGRPFTRGQLERLVRSVGLEPTAWSQTLYTPPWRPLLGMADGIEQIGKTLAPGTAGVILLEASRQAYARVRPGGSAVRVRATPDLVPQPASRSHRSVAEIEPRTGDGLDATPEAP, encoded by the coding sequence ATGCGTCGCAGCATCGAGGATCTTCGCGCCTTCTACGGCGAGCCGACCGGGGCCCTGGTGCGCCGGTTGCTGGCGCGGCGTCTTGAGGACGCCTGGGGCGAGGCGACCAACTGCGATGTTCTCGGCATCGGCTATGCCACGCCCTGGCTGGACGCCTTCGTCGGCGCCCGTCGGGTGGTCGCGGCCATGCCGGGCGGGCAGGGGGTGGAGCTTTGGCCCGTGGCCGGACGCAACCGCACCCTTCTGGTGGATGACAAGCGCCTGCCGTTCGCGGCGGGCGCCTTCGATCGCATCCTGATGATCCATGCGCTGGAGGAGGCGGACGATCCGACCCTGCTGCTGACCGAGGCCGTGCGGGCCCTGGCTCCGGCGGGACGGATCATCCTGGCTGCGGCGGCGCGCGGCGGCCTGTGGGCGCGGGCCGAGGCGACGCCCTTCGGACACGGACGGCCCTTCACCCGCGGCCAGCTGGAACGGCTGGTGCGTTCGGTCGGGCTCGAACCGACGGCCTGGTCCCAGACCCTCTACACCCCGCCGTGGCGGCCCCTGCTCGGCATGGCCGACGGCATCGAACAGATCGGCAAGACCCTGGCGCCGGGGACGGCGGGGGTCATCCTGCTGGAGGCCTCGCGTCAGGCCTATGCCCGGGTCAGGCCCGGCGGGTCCGCCGTGCGCGTGCGGGCCACGCCCGATCTGGTCCCGCAACCGGCGTCGCGAAGCCACAGGTCGGTAGCGGAAATCGAGCCTCGGACCGGCGACGGTCTGGATGCGACGCCCGAAGCGCCGTAA
- a CDS encoding SixA phosphatase family protein has protein sequence MHRLILMRHAKTERAAASGLDRDRSLTDRGRADAAIMGRVLAEKGLRPDLALVSTSTRTRETWEVLQESFGDVEVRLEPTLYNAPQDVIRRFVEGAEEEAGCLLVLAHNPGVHMLAYEYLIESAASPGVMDRMAGGFPTAAAAVFEVDVAGRCAYDGYLIPKAFGGGADE, from the coding sequence ATGCACCGTCTTATCCTGATGCGACACGCCAAGACCGAGCGCGCCGCCGCCTCCGGGCTCGACCGCGACCGGTCGCTGACCGACCGTGGCCGCGCCGACGCCGCCATCATGGGCCGCGTTCTGGCGGAAAAGGGCCTGAGGCCAGACCTGGCCCTGGTCTCGACCTCCACCCGCACGCGCGAGACCTGGGAGGTGCTGCAGGAATCGTTCGGCGACGTCGAGGTGCGGCTGGAGCCGACCCTGTACAACGCCCCGCAGGACGTCATTCGCCGCTTCGTCGAGGGTGCGGAGGAGGAGGCCGGCTGCCTGCTGGTCCTGGCCCACAATCCGGGCGTCCACATGCTGGCCTATGAATATCTGATCGAGAGCGCGGCCTCGCCCGGCGTGATGGACCGGATGGCCGGCGGCTTCCCGACGGCGGCGGCGGCGGTGTTCGAGGTCGATGTGGCCGGGCGCTGCGCCTATGACGGCTATCTGATCCCCAAGGCCTTCGGCGGCGGCGCGGACGAATGA
- a CDS encoding DUF952 domain-containing protein, with the protein MTSHPTEAFKVVDAAEWAEAEAAGSYAGSAADLVDGYIHLSAEDQLAGTVAKHYAGRENLLLLTVDLTVLGETLVWEPSRGGALFPHIYGPLPVAAVTAQKAFSVGADGGTIFA; encoded by the coding sequence ATGACCAGCCATCCGACCGAGGCCTTCAAGGTCGTCGATGCGGCCGAATGGGCCGAGGCCGAGGCGGCGGGATCCTATGCCGGATCGGCCGCCGATCTGGTCGACGGCTATATCCATCTGTCGGCCGAGGACCAGCTGGCGGGGACGGTCGCGAAACACTATGCGGGCCGCGAGAACCTGCTGCTGCTGACTGTCGATCTTACCGTTCTGGGCGAGACCCTCGTCTGGGAGCCCTCGCGCGGCGGCGCCCTGTTTCCCCACATCTACGGTCCGCTGCCGGTCGCGGCGGTGACGGCGCAAAAGGCCTTTTCGGTCGGGGCCGACGGCGGGACGATCTTCGCATGA
- a CDS encoding quinone-dependent dihydroorotate dehydrogenase, whose translation MTGLTDLGAALLRKLDPETAHGLAIRALQTVPLPAARADDPILATTIAGLKLPNPVGLAAGLDKNGEALNGLSKLGFGFVECGSVTPLAQAGNPKPRLFRLTEDRAIINRMGFNNAGLEAFAARLGDRGRGALVGANLGANKDTEDRAADYVIGLERLDGLADYFTINISSPNTPGLRALQGREALDDLLGRVAEARPKVAGDGRPLAPVFLKIAPDLTSAEIAMIVEAALAHGNGIDALIVSNTTLDRPGLRSPDAGEAGGLSGAPLKDKALNALRDAAAAAQGRLPLIGVGGIASGADAYARIRAGACAVQLYSALIYEGPGLIGRIKRDLADRLRADGFSSVSEAVST comes from the coding sequence ATGACGGGCCTGACCGATCTCGGCGCGGCCCTGCTGCGCAAGCTGGATCCCGAAACCGCGCACGGTCTGGCGATCCGGGCCCTGCAGACCGTTCCCCTGCCGGCGGCCAGGGCCGATGATCCGATCCTGGCGACGACCATCGCGGGCCTGAAACTGCCCAATCCGGTCGGGCTGGCGGCCGGTCTGGACAAGAACGGCGAGGCGCTGAATGGCCTGTCGAAGCTCGGTTTCGGCTTTGTCGAATGCGGCTCGGTCACCCCTCTGGCCCAGGCCGGAAACCCGAAGCCGCGCCTGTTCCGGCTGACGGAAGACCGGGCGATCATCAACCGGATGGGGTTCAACAACGCCGGGCTGGAAGCTTTCGCGGCCCGCCTCGGCGACCGCGGACGGGGCGCGCTGGTCGGGGCCAATCTGGGGGCCAACAAGGACACCGAGGACCGGGCCGCCGACTATGTGATCGGACTGGAGCGGCTGGACGGTCTGGCCGACTATTTCACCATCAACATCTCCTCGCCGAACACGCCGGGATTGCGCGCCTTGCAAGGCCGCGAGGCGCTCGACGACCTGCTCGGGCGGGTGGCAGAGGCGCGACCGAAGGTCGCAGGCGACGGCAGGCCCCTGGCCCCTGTCTTCCTCAAGATCGCCCCCGATCTGACCTCGGCCGAGATCGCCATGATCGTCGAGGCGGCCCTCGCCCACGGCAACGGCATCGACGCCCTGATCGTGTCCAACACCACCCTGGACCGGCCGGGCCTGCGCTCGCCCGACGCCGGGGAGGCCGGAGGCCTGTCCGGCGCGCCCCTGAAGGACAAGGCGCTGAACGCCCTGCGCGATGCGGCGGCTGCGGCGCAGGGCCGTCTGCCCCTGATCGGGGTCGGCGGCATCGCCTCGGGCGCGGACGCCTATGCGCGCATCCGCGCGGGCGCTTGCGCCGTTCAGCTCTACTCCGCCCTGATCTACGAAGGGCCGGGTCTGATCGGCCGGATCAAGCGCGATCTGGCCGATCGGCTGCGTGCGGATGGATTTTCCAGCGTTTCTGAGGCAGTTTCGACCTGA
- a CDS encoding ATP-binding protein, translating into MSEVAIQTTAERWEPAVLQRRKALLQRLGMGAATAMIFSPLFGWEVSAAWIVCYFAVQLLDLVIFAPMNAGEPERMGPLRTFAGGLVLFLNAASFGSLSIALWLFGGPMGGVCAAIVLASGAIYGVVNSPRSAEVLVITIAPHCIYMAMMPFFMIANGAEPAFVTAVAISVVVFIAYCISTWRSMNEAYEAESRARIDAERRGLEAERAMASRSAFLAAIGHDLRTPIGAILTGAAEMDRIAGDASSRANAALITDASLMMKGLLDNLLDHSKLDAGRMTVEVADFNLRVMLAQTLRLWAGPVRAKGLSLRVEGASEMPAMVRGDAMRLRQVLNNLVSNALKFTDTGSVTLRLKSWVEEPSGHAILIEVQDTGPGMTAAQLLRLFTPFDQTAEGISARHGGTGLGLAISRDLVGLMGGRLTARSLPGRGACFTLSLTLAPAINPEAVVKVLDADSRADVARVLRPAEVARAERKPAPVAEPAAPIITSEPGSASEALLASLLSGMSEPVVVAPPVEAAPAPVGAASAEAASVEAPVEDTVFPVDAAAEGEDEQDRPLRVLVVDDHDINRRAVELILAPLGCDISTAADGMAALRQCEAAAFDVIFMDVRMPELDGRETTRRLRAGESPNAKTPVIAVTADTAPDDIAACMAAGMDYFVSKPLTPPALLGALQQVLSTTEEAQTVAA; encoded by the coding sequence ATGTCGGAGGTTGCCATCCAGACGACCGCTGAGCGTTGGGAGCCCGCCGTCCTGCAGCGCCGCAAGGCCTTGCTGCAGCGCCTCGGCATGGGCGCGGCCACGGCCATGATCTTCAGCCCCCTGTTCGGCTGGGAAGTCAGCGCGGCCTGGATCGTCTGCTATTTCGCCGTTCAGCTTCTGGATCTGGTGATTTTCGCCCCGATGAACGCCGGCGAGCCGGAAAGGATGGGGCCGCTGCGCACCTTCGCCGGCGGCCTGGTCCTGTTCCTGAACGCCGCCAGTTTCGGCAGCCTGTCGATCGCCCTGTGGCTGTTCGGCGGCCCGATGGGCGGGGTCTGCGCGGCCATCGTCCTGGCCTCCGGGGCCATCTACGGCGTGGTCAATTCGCCGCGTTCGGCCGAGGTGCTGGTCATCACCATCGCTCCGCACTGCATCTATATGGCGATGATGCCCTTCTTCATGATCGCCAACGGGGCCGAGCCGGCCTTCGTGACGGCGGTCGCCATCTCGGTGGTGGTCTTCATCGCCTATTGTATCTCGACCTGGCGGAGCATGAACGAGGCCTATGAGGCCGAGAGCCGGGCCCGGATCGACGCCGAGCGTCGCGGCCTTGAGGCCGAACGCGCCATGGCCAGCCGGTCCGCCTTCCTGGCCGCCATCGGCCATGACCTGCGCACCCCCATTGGCGCCATCCTGACCGGGGCGGCCGAGATGGACCGCATCGCGGGCGACGCCTCCTCGCGCGCCAATGCCGCCCTGATCACCGACGCCAGCCTGATGATGAAGGGGCTGCTCGACAATCTGCTGGACCATTCCAAGCTCGACGCCGGGCGGATGACGGTCGAGGTCGCCGATTTCAACCTGCGCGTCATGCTGGCCCAGACCCTGCGTCTGTGGGCCGGTCCGGTACGGGCCAAGGGCCTGTCGCTGCGGGTAGAGGGCGCCAGCGAAATGCCCGCCATGGTGCGCGGCGACGCCATGCGCCTGCGTCAGGTGCTCAACAACCTGGTCTCCAACGCGCTCAAATTCACCGACACCGGCTCGGTGACCCTGCGGCTGAAGTCCTGGGTCGAGGAGCCCTCGGGCCACGCCATCCTGATCGAAGTCCAGGACACGGGCCCCGGCATGACCGCAGCCCAGCTCTTGCGTCTGTTCACCCCGTTCGACCAGACCGCCGAGGGCATCAGCGCCCGTCACGGCGGCACCGGCCTGGGCCTGGCCATCAGCCGCGATCTGGTCGGGCTGATGGGCGGCCGCCTGACGGCCCGGAGCCTGCCCGGTCGGGGCGCCTGTTTCACCCTGTCGCTGACCCTGGCCCCGGCCATCAATCCCGAGGCGGTGGTCAAGGTTCTGGACGCCGACAGCCGCGCCGACGTCGCCCGCGTCCTGCGTCCTGCCGAGGTCGCCCGCGCCGAGCGGAAGCCTGCGCCCGTCGCCGAACCGGCCGCCCCGATCATCACCTCCGAACCGGGCAGTGCGTCCGAGGCGCTGCTGGCCTCCCTGCTGTCCGGAATGTCGGAACCCGTGGTCGTGGCCCCGCCCGTCGAGGCCGCGCCTGCCCCCGTCGGGGCTGCTTCTGCCGAGGCCGCTTCTGTCGAGGCGCCGGTCGAAGACACCGTCTTCCCCGTCGACGCCGCCGCTGAGGGCGAAGACGAGCAGGACCGTCCCCTGCGGGTTCTGGTCGTCGACGACCACGACATCAACCGCCGCGCGGTCGAGCTGATCCTGGCCCCGCTGGGTTGCGACATCTCCACCGCCGCCGACGGCATGGCCGCACTGCGTCAGTGCGAGGCCGCCGCCTTCGACGTCATCTTCATGGATGTGCGGATGCCGGAGCTGGACGGGCGCGAGACGACCCGTCGCCTGCGCGCCGGCGAAAGCCCCAATGCCAAAACCCCGGTCATCGCGGTCACCGCCGATACGGCGCCCGACGACATCGCCGCCTGTATGGCCGCCGGAATGGATTATTTCGTGTCCAAGCCCCTGACCCCGCCGGCCCTGCTCGGGGCGCTGCAGCAGGTGCTGTCGACGACGGAAGAGGCCCAGACGGTCGCCGCCTAG
- a CDS encoding very short patch repair endonuclease yields the protein MTDVFTPEKRSAVMRRVKGKDTTPELAVRSLLRAAGIGYRLGGSGLAGKPDVVMKGRRVALFVHGCFWHGHDCPRGARQPKANADYWIAKIGRNRDRDARNTAVLTGQGWRVVTVWECEMKARDFAPNLIAEMKA from the coding sequence ATGACTGACGTCTTCACCCCCGAGAAACGCAGCGCCGTCATGCGGCGGGTGAAGGGCAAGGACACCACGCCCGAACTGGCCGTCCGCAGTCTTCTGCGCGCGGCCGGGATCGGCTATCGGCTGGGCGGCTCGGGCCTGGCCGGAAAGCCCGATGTGGTGATGAAGGGCCGCAGGGTCGCCCTGTTCGTCCACGGCTGTTTCTGGCACGGCCACGACTGCCCCCGCGGCGCGCGTCAGCCCAAGGCCAATGCCGACTACTGGATCGCCAAGATCGGCCGCAACCGGGATCGGGACGCGCGCAATACGGCAGTCCTGACCGGGCAAGGCTGGCGCGTCGTCACCGTCTGGGAATGCGAAATGAAGGCGCGGGACTTCGCGCCAAACCTGATCGCGGAGATGAAGGCCTAG
- a CDS encoding peroxiredoxin — protein sequence MTIQIGDTLPAATLGTPTPDGPKPITTDEIFKGKTVALFAVPGAFTPTCSARHLPGYIDNGADFKAKGVDTIACLSVNDPFVMGAWAKATDGAEDILMLADGSGDFTRELGLTLDARGFGMGERSQRYSMLVKDGVVTELNIEAGGEFKVSSAEHLLAQL from the coding sequence ATGACCATCCAGATCGGCGACACCCTCCCGGCCGCGACCCTCGGCACCCCGACCCCGGACGGCCCCAAGCCGATCACCACGGACGAAATCTTCAAGGGCAAGACCGTGGCCCTGTTCGCCGTCCCCGGCGCCTTCACCCCGACCTGCTCGGCCCGCCACCTGCCGGGCTACATCGACAACGGCGCCGATTTCAAAGCCAAGGGCGTGGACACCATTGCCTGCCTGTCGGTCAACGATCCCTTCGTCATGGGCGCCTGGGCCAAGGCCACGGACGGCGCCGAGGACATCCTGATGCTGGCCGACGGCTCGGGCGACTTCACCCGTGAACTGGGCCTGACCCTGGACGCGCGCGGTTTCGGCATGGGCGAGCGCTCGCAGCGCTATTCGATGCTGGTCAAGGACGGCGTTGTAACCGAACTCAACATCGAGGCCGGCGGCGAGTTCAAGGTGTCCTCGGCCGAGCACCTGCTCGCGCAGTTGTAA